The Thermoflavifilum sp. genome contains a region encoding:
- a CDS encoding VCBS repeat-containing protein, which produces MLSNHLLKILLFSILISAGMESCHKSTKLFKALSPEQTGIQFVNEVHDSSDMNILDYMYYYNGGGVALGDINNDGRIDILLTSNKGGVRLYENEGHMHFKDITRQAGLTDDASWTTGAVMADVNGDGWLDIYVCVVSGYKGLQGHNLLFINQHNGTFKEESAEYGLDFSGFCTQASFFDYDHDGDLDLFLVCHALHSSETYGDTSLRKLFSTVSGGHLFRNDHGHFVEVTRQAGIIASPISYGLSAIIGDFNNDGWDDIYEANDFQESDYYYINNHDGTFTQMDRQAFGHESKSSMGTDAGDLNHDGWLDLVSLDMLPVDEKVLKSTANDDPFDIANYKVKLGYTEQYTRNMLQLNTYGGMHFSEIGLMAGIAATDWSWSPLLADFNNDGIPDLFVTSGVWRRANDLDYIQYISNAQVAKSLSGTRLLDQEAIHRMPPGPSHNYIYQGTDSLKFIDESKQWGMIKTGFSNGAAYADLDNDGDLDIVVNNLNAPAIIYKNYTREKYHLHYLEIRCAGTDSNRFGIGAKVILKQKGKLQYAYMQPTRGFESATAPVLFFGLGKDSLIDTLQVIWPRGEVQLLTHVKADQILTLHQNQAKDTGSLLLPHILTYYQWFSNVTDSLLSVHVVHRGDPSFIDFARQPLMPHMISTDAPKIAIADVNGDGLEDFYIGGGKFQSGALYIQQPDGQFLLSHQPAFDQDSMCIDQDAVFFDANHDGYPDLYVVSGGGEFYDGMKPLLDRLYLNDGKGHFVKDTTALPLMYENKSCVRVADINQDGYPDLFVGGRADALHYGQIPQSYLLINDGKGHFIDETDKLAPGLSHIGLVTDAIWTDFNDDGEMDLIVVGEWMPISFFENDGHGHLINVTQRMGFAHTQGWWQCIRAADLDGDGKMDYLIGNYGLNTTFKPSRKYPLKLFIGDFGQNQSESTILSYAKDGKYYPFAGKDLFEQQFPAMMKKKYAAYHDFAGQTMQEIFGKSLHRAKVWNAYTFTSVWLHNLGHGKFEMLPLPMGAQVAPVKAFDVGDFNHDGHPDILVGGNFYGVWPQEGRYDANDGIVLTGDGKGHFHTIWPWQSGFFVTGEVRDIKTIHRKADSLIMVARYNDRILFFKNK; this is translated from the coding sequence ATGTTATCGAATCATCTTTTAAAGATACTTCTATTTTCCATTCTTATCAGCGCTGGAATGGAATCCTGCCATAAGTCCACAAAGCTTTTCAAGGCATTGAGTCCTGAGCAGACGGGCATTCAGTTTGTCAACGAAGTACATGATAGTTCAGATATGAATATTCTGGATTACATGTACTACTATAATGGAGGTGGTGTGGCATTGGGTGATATCAATAATGATGGGCGGATTGATATTTTGCTAACATCCAATAAAGGTGGTGTTCGTTTGTATGAAAATGAAGGCCACATGCATTTTAAAGATATCACGCGTCAGGCCGGACTTACAGATGATGCCAGCTGGACAACAGGGGCAGTGATGGCCGATGTGAATGGAGATGGATGGCTGGATATTTACGTTTGCGTGGTAAGTGGCTACAAAGGATTACAGGGACATAATCTTTTATTCATCAATCAACATAATGGTACATTCAAAGAAGAATCTGCCGAGTACGGGCTCGACTTTAGCGGGTTCTGCACACAGGCCAGTTTCTTTGACTATGATCACGACGGCGACCTTGATTTATTTCTTGTTTGCCACGCTTTACATTCTTCAGAAACATACGGCGATACTTCTCTGCGTAAACTTTTTTCCACAGTAAGCGGTGGTCATCTATTTCGCAATGACCATGGACATTTTGTAGAGGTAACCCGCCAGGCAGGCATAATTGCCAGTCCCATCAGCTATGGATTGAGTGCTATTATCGGAGATTTTAATAATGATGGCTGGGATGATATCTATGAAGCAAACGATTTTCAGGAGAGTGATTATTATTATATCAACAATCATGATGGCACATTCACCCAGATGGATCGCCAGGCATTCGGACACGAAAGCAAATCTTCTATGGGTACCGATGCTGGTGATCTGAATCATGATGGTTGGCTCGATCTGGTTAGTCTGGATATGTTGCCGGTTGATGAAAAGGTATTGAAATCTACAGCAAATGATGATCCTTTTGATATAGCAAATTACAAAGTAAAATTAGGATATACTGAGCAGTATACACGCAATATGCTTCAGCTTAATACCTACGGTGGAATGCATTTTAGCGAGATTGGCTTGATGGCTGGCATAGCGGCAACGGACTGGAGCTGGTCGCCACTCTTGGCAGATTTTAATAACGATGGTATTCCTGATTTATTTGTCACATCAGGTGTATGGCGAAGAGCTAACGATCTGGATTACATTCAATATATTTCCAATGCCCAGGTAGCTAAAAGTCTTTCCGGTACTCGATTACTCGATCAGGAAGCTATTCATCGTATGCCTCCCGGACCTTCACACAATTACATTTATCAAGGAACAGACAGCCTGAAGTTCATCGATGAATCGAAACAATGGGGAATGATCAAAACAGGGTTTTCTAATGGAGCTGCATATGCAGATCTGGATAATGATGGGGATCTGGATATTGTAGTGAATAACCTCAATGCTCCCGCCATCATCTATAAAAACTATACCCGGGAGAAATATCATCTGCATTATCTGGAAATACGATGTGCAGGAACTGACAGCAATAGATTTGGTATTGGCGCAAAAGTAATTCTAAAACAGAAAGGCAAATTGCAATATGCTTATATGCAACCTACTCGCGGGTTTGAGAGTGCTACTGCACCCGTGCTCTTTTTTGGCCTTGGAAAAGATTCACTCATCGACACTTTACAGGTGATCTGGCCAAGGGGAGAAGTACAGCTGCTTACGCATGTAAAAGCAGATCAGATTTTAACCCTTCATCAAAACCAGGCTAAAGATACCGGAAGCTTGTTATTGCCACATATCCTCACATATTATCAATGGTTTAGCAATGTTACCGATAGCCTATTGTCTGTGCATGTTGTACATAGAGGCGATCCCAGTTTTATTGATTTTGCACGACAACCCTTGATGCCTCACATGATCTCTACCGATGCACCTAAAATAGCCATTGCCGATGTGAATGGCGATGGCCTGGAAGATTTTTACATCGGCGGAGGAAAATTTCAATCAGGTGCGCTGTATATTCAACAACCAGATGGGCAATTCCTTTTATCTCATCAGCCTGCTTTTGATCAGGATTCCATGTGTATCGATCAGGATGCCGTCTTTTTCGATGCGAACCACGATGGTTATCCCGATTTGTACGTAGTGAGTGGCGGTGGTGAGTTTTATGATGGCATGAAACCTTTGCTTGACAGGCTTTACCTGAATGATGGCAAAGGCCATTTCGTAAAAGATACAACCGCATTACCGCTCATGTATGAGAACAAATCCTGTGTAAGAGTGGCCGATATCAATCAGGATGGTTACCCCGATTTGTTTGTGGGAGGAAGGGCTGATGCACTTCATTATGGACAGATTCCACAATCGTATCTATTGATCAACGACGGCAAGGGACATTTCATAGATGAAACCGATAAACTTGCACCGGGATTGAGTCATATTGGCCTGGTTACAGATGCTATATGGACCGATTTCAATGATGATGGGGAAATGGATTTAATTGTAGTGGGTGAATGGATGCCTATCAGTTTTTTTGAGAATGATGGGCATGGACATCTGATAAACGTAACCCAACGTATGGGATTTGCGCATACCCAGGGATGGTGGCAATGTATCCGTGCAGCAGATCTGGATGGTGATGGTAAAATGGATTATCTTATAGGTAACTATGGATTAAATACAACATTCAAGCCCAGTCGTAAATATCCATTGAAGCTTTTTATTGGTGATTTTGGACAAAACCAATCTGAATCTACGATATTATCTTATGCAAAAGATGGAAAATATTATCCTTTTGCCGGGAAGGATTTGTTTGAACAGCAATTTCCTGCAATGATGAAAAAGAAATATGCTGCATATCATGATTTTGCCGGGCAAACCATGCAGGAAATTTTTGGTAAATCTCTGCATCGGGCAAAAGTATGGAACGCTTATACATTCACATCGGTATGGTTGCACAACCTGGGGCATGGTAAGTTTGAAATGCTTCCGCTACCCATGGGAGCACAGGTTGCACCGGTGAAAGCTTTTGATGTAGGAGATTTTAACCATGATGGACATCCCGATATTTTGGTAGGTGGTAATTTCTATGGAGTATGGCCGCAGGAAGGGCGATATGATGCCAATGATGGTATCGTATTGACCGGCGACGGGAAAGGTCATTTTCACACAATATGGCCCTGGCAATCCGGCTTTTTTGTGACCGGGGAGGTGAGGGATATCAAAACCATACACCGGAAGGCGGATTCTTTAATCATGGTGGCTCGTTACAATGATCGCATCCTGTTTTTTAAAAACAAATAA
- a CDS encoding glycoside hydrolase family 65 protein codes for MKLHPFLKTMYVCLLLCSCFSRSFSQQISSSVWTLQATQIDPAHYYGITVANGILGIVSAPQPLSVKEIVLNGAYDQYGRGRVSNLLKTFSFANVELSVNGQVVDLQHIKHFHQTLDMYRAVFHSSFDVGDFAHVICSWRALRQLPYNALITVTIEARRPVVISAASVMEAPDMLRDVHEFYEDIASPHGTLHLLFSSAKSPTGKLTVAAATSFIFDESREQQPQVFHEMWDDNRHVMRFNKTLQAGERYVFSIAGATISSAQDADPVNEAERLAIFEALQTREELVAQHEAAWQQLWQSDIHIDGDDSTQRDIHSMLYHLYSFVRAGSDYSLSPMGLSGLGYNGHVFWDADLWMYPVLLQLHPEMARSLIEYRIHRLKAAEQNAYAHGYQGAMYPWESAASGEEETPVWALSGPFEHHITACVAIAIWQYFCVTHDTVWLREEGFPVLQATADFWVSRVQKQSDGYHIRNVVAADEWAENVDDDAFTNGAAIENLRDAIRAAEVLQKQPNPRWRDVADHIVLLHFPDGVIREHATYHGEQIKQADVNLLAYPLGIVTDTQQIRKDLEYYEPRIGAGPAMSYAMLSLLYERLGYPEKAYALFKRGYVPNELPPFGVLAETAGGTNPYFATGAGGILQAVLNGFGGLQITEQGIKQLPVRLPSQWKSLTITGVGIEKKDFYIRNK; via the coding sequence ATGAAACTCCATCCATTTCTCAAAACTATGTATGTATGTTTACTCCTGTGCAGTTGTTTCAGTCGATCCTTCAGTCAGCAAATATCATCATCGGTATGGACACTGCAGGCTACACAAATCGACCCGGCTCATTATTACGGGATCACGGTAGCCAACGGAATATTAGGCATAGTTTCGGCTCCACAGCCTTTGAGTGTAAAGGAAATTGTATTGAATGGCGCTTATGATCAGTATGGCCGTGGCAGGGTAAGTAATCTGCTGAAAACATTCAGTTTTGCAAATGTAGAGTTGTCTGTAAATGGCCAGGTCGTTGATCTCCAGCACATCAAGCATTTTCATCAAACACTCGACATGTATCGAGCCGTTTTTCATTCCAGTTTTGATGTAGGCGATTTTGCACATGTAATTTGCTCCTGGCGGGCATTGAGACAACTTCCCTACAATGCACTCATTACCGTAACCATTGAAGCCAGGCGACCTGTTGTTATTTCTGCGGCCAGTGTAATGGAAGCGCCGGATATGTTGCGCGATGTACACGAATTTTACGAAGACATTGCCAGTCCGCACGGGACTTTGCATTTGTTGTTTTCCAGTGCAAAGAGTCCTACGGGTAAATTAACGGTTGCGGCTGCTACAAGCTTTATCTTTGATGAGTCGCGCGAGCAGCAACCGCAGGTCTTCCATGAAATGTGGGACGACAATCGTCATGTAATGCGCTTCAACAAAACCTTACAGGCTGGAGAACGTTATGTGTTTTCAATAGCCGGGGCCACCATCAGCAGTGCACAGGATGCCGATCCGGTAAATGAAGCTGAACGACTGGCCATTTTCGAAGCCTTACAAACTCGCGAGGAATTGGTTGCACAACACGAGGCTGCCTGGCAGCAGCTCTGGCAGAGTGATATTCATATCGATGGTGATGATTCCACCCAGCGTGATATCCATAGCATGCTGTATCACCTGTATAGTTTTGTGCGAGCTGGCTCGGATTACAGCCTTTCTCCTATGGGGCTATCGGGTTTGGGCTACAATGGGCATGTTTTCTGGGATGCCGATCTGTGGATGTATCCCGTGTTATTGCAGCTTCATCCTGAGATGGCTCGTTCCCTGATTGAATACCGGATTCATCGATTAAAAGCGGCCGAACAAAATGCATACGCACATGGCTATCAGGGAGCCATGTATCCCTGGGAATCGGCTGCCAGCGGAGAGGAGGAAACGCCGGTATGGGCACTGTCAGGCCCTTTTGAACATCATATCACGGCTTGTGTGGCCATCGCCATCTGGCAATATTTCTGTGTTACGCACGATACGGTATGGCTTCGTGAAGAAGGCTTCCCCGTATTGCAAGCCACTGCCGACTTCTGGGTATCGCGTGTGCAAAAGCAATCGGATGGGTACCATATTCGCAATGTAGTAGCTGCCGATGAATGGGCGGAAAATGTAGACGACGATGCATTTACAAACGGCGCAGCTATAGAGAATCTGCGTGATGCCATTCGTGCAGCTGAGGTTTTGCAAAAACAACCCAACCCACGCTGGCGAGATGTGGCCGATCATATCGTATTGCTGCATTTTCCCGATGGCGTCATCCGTGAGCATGCTACTTATCACGGCGAACAAATTAAGCAGGCCGACGTAAACCTGCTGGCATATCCGCTCGGGATAGTTACCGATACTCAGCAGATTCGGAAAGATCTGGAATATTATGAACCTCGCATCGGTGCGGGTCCGGCCATGAGTTATGCCATGCTCAGCTTGTTGTACGAGCGCCTGGGATATCCGGAGAAAGCCTATGCGTTGTTTAAACGCGGATATGTGCCCAATGAACTTCCGCCCTTCGGTGTGCTGGCCGAAACTGCAGGAGGAACCAATCCTTATTTTGCTACCGGAGCTGGAGGCATATTGCAGGCCGTATTGAATGGATTTGGTGGATTACAGATCACCGAACAGGGCATCAAACAGTTACCTGTACGATTACCATCACAATGGAAATCATTAACCATCACCGGTGTGGGAATCGAAAAAAAAGATTTTTACATTCGAAATAAATAA
- a CDS encoding carboxymuconolactone decarboxylase family protein: MSCYINLPDPHLPGIWGPMRFRPETAPPLSQIAQALLQTDEGISRMEREWIASYVSYLNGCHFCHTIHGAVTCAHAHQSIDMIDEIEKGPASHQLSDKMKTLLVIAAQVQKGGKHVTLQAIEAAKQAGATDLEIHDTVLIAAAFCMFNRYVDGLHTWAPADRRLYAEEGKRMAIEGYLRKNKGQQMQKA, translated from the coding sequence ATGTCTTGCTATATTAACTTACCCGATCCCCATTTACCGGGCATCTGGGGGCCCATGCGTTTCAGGCCCGAAACCGCACCACCCCTTTCTCAAATTGCCCAGGCATTACTTCAAACGGATGAAGGCATCAGCCGGATGGAAAGGGAATGGATTGCTTCTTATGTTTCGTATTTAAACGGCTGCCATTTCTGCCATACCATTCACGGTGCCGTTACCTGTGCACATGCGCATCAATCGATAGATATGATTGATGAAATTGAAAAAGGGCCTGCATCCCATCAGTTATCAGATAAAATGAAGACCTTACTGGTTATTGCTGCTCAGGTACAAAAAGGAGGTAAACATGTCACACTGCAGGCTATAGAAGCTGCAAAACAAGCCGGTGCCACGGATCTGGAAATACACGACACGGTGCTCATTGCTGCAGCGTTCTGTATGTTTAATCGCTATGTGGATGGCCTGCATACCTGGGCGCCAGCCGATCGCCGGCTATATGCAGAAGAAGGCAAGCGTATGGCTATAGAGGGTTATCTGCGTAAAAACAAAGGTCAACAAATGCAAAAAGCATAA
- a CDS encoding carboxymuconolactone decarboxylase family protein, whose protein sequence is MSCYISLTNPQLPGIVGLLNYRPETARPLCELAEVLLRRDEGLTPLEREWIASYVSYLNGCHFCHTSHGAATCAHAHQSVDMIDEIEKGPASDQLSDKMKALLVIAGQVQQGGKCVTEAAIQAARKAGATDVEIHDTVLIAAAFCMYNRYVDGLHTWAPANREDYAEEGRQMVFEGYLRHF, encoded by the coding sequence ATGTCCTGCTATATTTCACTTACCAATCCACAACTTCCAGGGATTGTGGGGCTGCTAAATTATCGTCCGGAAACAGCCCGACCTTTGTGTGAACTTGCGGAAGTTTTACTGCGCCGCGATGAGGGATTGACCCCGCTGGAAAGGGAATGGATTGCTTCTTATGTTTCTTATTTAAATGGTTGTCATTTTTGCCATACATCTCATGGTGCAGCTACCTGTGCGCATGCGCATCAATCGGTGGATATGATTGATGAAATAGAGAAAGGGCCTGCATCCGATCAATTATCAGATAAGATGAAGGCTTTGCTGGTTATTGCCGGCCAGGTGCAACAGGGAGGCAAATGTGTAACGGAAGCCGCTATTCAAGCAGCTCGCAAGGCTGGTGCCACCGATGTGGAGATACACGATACGGTGCTTATTGCTGCTGCATTTTGTATGTACAATCGCTATGTTGACGGCCTGCATACCTGGGCTCCCGCCAATCGTGAGGATTATGCGGAAGAAGGCCGACAGATGGTATTTGAAGGATATTTGCGACATTTTTAA
- a CDS encoding CRTAC1 family protein, with protein MQKVKKIPWLITVVIFAFLLVFTAFSSKKDFLHGEKNIFQKQEAIKKFGFYLDPVNQQAGIDFHHYSPQLDPKLKHIEPQIASMGASVSAVDFDQDGWDDLYFTNSRQGSQNALYRNLHNGKFENVAEQVGLADLNDSASGVSMGAVWGDYDNDGYPDVLIYKWGKPELFHNDHGKRFVNVTDSSGLPQWVNANCAIWFDFNNDGLLDLFIGGYYSEKLNLFHTSTTRVMPESFRYANNGGRKYLLMNMGNGKFKDVTAQYGLNSTRWVLGAAAVDVNGDGYPDLFIADDYNVNELYINDHGKRFIEVGRQAGIGNIPKSGMCVSLGDILDDGKIGIYNTTITENGILLQDNNYWYPESGSTSPYPHFVNMAKLAGIDNAGWSYGAQFGDLDNDGYQDLYVANGFISGKKNTSYWYDYSKITSGNKAIIEDARNWPDMKGKSQSGYEHDKVWLNRGDGTFEDISNMIMPDVTYDGRAVAMADLWNRGVLDVIVANQNNIPLILKNDLQLHRHWIEFDLKGTVSNADAAGAEVLLEWDGKKQIQVITDGCGFSSQNSHRLHFGLGNRTQVDQVIIKWPSGKTTTLVHPQIDKLHVIREPE; from the coding sequence ATGCAGAAAGTAAAAAAAATACCCTGGCTGATTACTGTTGTGATTTTTGCATTTCTGCTTGTATTTACTGCTTTTTCTTCGAAGAAAGATTTTCTACACGGAGAAAAAAATATATTCCAGAAACAGGAAGCGATAAAAAAATTTGGCTTTTATTTAGATCCTGTAAATCAGCAGGCAGGTATTGATTTTCATCATTATTCGCCGCAGCTCGATCCGAAATTAAAGCATATTGAACCTCAGATTGCTTCCATGGGCGCTTCTGTTTCAGCGGTAGATTTTGATCAGGATGGATGGGATGATCTGTATTTTACCAACAGCAGGCAGGGAAGCCAGAATGCACTTTACCGTAATTTGCACAATGGCAAATTTGAAAATGTAGCTGAGCAGGTGGGGCTGGCTGATCTCAACGATTCTGCATCCGGAGTATCGATGGGTGCTGTCTGGGGAGATTATGACAACGATGGTTATCCCGATGTATTGATTTACAAATGGGGTAAACCAGAGTTGTTTCATAACGATCATGGAAAACGATTTGTAAATGTTACCGATAGCAGTGGTCTGCCCCAATGGGTGAATGCCAACTGTGCCATCTGGTTTGATTTTAACAATGATGGTTTGCTCGATTTATTTATTGGTGGATATTACAGTGAAAAGCTCAATTTGTTTCATACATCCACAACGCGTGTGATGCCTGAAAGTTTTCGTTATGCCAATAATGGCGGCAGAAAATATCTGCTCATGAATATGGGAAATGGAAAATTTAAAGATGTAACCGCACAATATGGATTAAACTCTACCAGGTGGGTACTGGGTGCAGCGGCTGTTGACGTGAATGGAGATGGTTATCCTGATTTGTTTATTGCCGATGATTATAATGTAAATGAATTGTATATTAACGATCATGGCAAAAGATTCATAGAAGTGGGCAGGCAGGCGGGGATCGGCAATATTCCGAAAAGCGGTATGTGTGTGAGTCTGGGTGATATTCTCGACGACGGAAAAATAGGTATTTACAATACCACCATTACAGAAAATGGCATTCTGCTTCAAGACAATAATTACTGGTATCCTGAAAGCGGATCAACATCTCCCTATCCGCATTTTGTGAATATGGCCAAGCTGGCGGGGATTGATAATGCAGGATGGAGTTATGGTGCACAATTTGGAGATCTGGATAACGATGGTTATCAGGATTTATATGTAGCCAATGGATTTATTTCAGGTAAAAAAAATACATCTTACTGGTATGATTATTCAAAAATCACCAGCGGTAACAAAGCCATCATAGAAGATGCAAGGAACTGGCCGGATATGAAAGGTAAAAGTCAGTCGGGCTATGAACACGATAAGGTTTGGTTGAATCGCGGCGATGGTACTTTTGAAGATATATCAAATATGATTATGCCCGATGTCACTTACGATGGCCGCGCCGTGGCTATGGCCGACCTGTGGAATAGAGGTGTACTGGATGTAATTGTAGCCAACCAGAACAATATTCCGTTGATTCTCAAAAATGATTTACAATTGCATCGCCACTGGATTGAATTTGATTTAAAAGGAACGGTAAGCAATGCCGATGCAGCAGGAGCTGAAGTTCTGCTTGAATGGGATGGTAAAAAACAAATTCAGGTGATTACGGATGGATGTGGTTTTTCATCGCAAAACAGCCATCGCTTACATTTTGGCCTGGGAAATCGTACACAGGTTGATCAGGTGATTATCAAATGGCCATCCGGAAAGACAACAACGCTTGTTCATCCGCAAATCGATAAGTTACATGTTATTCGAGAGCCTGAATAA
- a CDS encoding RnfABCDGE type electron transport complex subunit D, with amino-acid sequence MKRNFTYVPPAFITLLLLIGQLSFGILDSYVNLIVAVATAIMTEWLLSYFVLGIRKNLASAYISGISVGILIRSTMIWPYIITSMLSIMSKYVFRYRGRHIWNPSNFGVSWMLFMAPMDVAGLSIQWGSNFLALVVIWILGLIIVNRAKRMHVTIAYVISFIILAYVRSIITGDTFQAEVAPLTGPMYQLFIFFMITDPATTVSTRKGRIIVAILIACVEFFLRLNSFIYAPFYALFIVGPIARFIDLTIHQPEPAVVRSA; translated from the coding sequence TTGAAACGGAACTTTACGTATGTGCCACCGGCGTTTATCACTTTATTGTTGCTGATTGGCCAGTTGAGTTTTGGCATACTGGATAGTTATGTGAATTTAATCGTAGCCGTCGCTACAGCTATCATGACGGAGTGGTTATTATCTTATTTTGTATTGGGCATCAGGAAAAATCTTGCCAGTGCATACATCAGTGGTATCAGTGTGGGCATACTGATTCGTTCAACCATGATATGGCCATACATCATTACATCTATGCTATCCATTATGTCGAAATATGTGTTTCGATATCGGGGAAGGCATATCTGGAACCCATCCAATTTTGGTGTGTCGTGGATGTTGTTTATGGCGCCGATGGATGTGGCCGGTCTGAGTATTCAATGGGGAAGCAATTTCCTGGCCCTGGTTGTGATATGGATACTGGGTTTGATAATTGTAAACCGGGCAAAGCGCATGCATGTGACCATTGCTTATGTGATCAGCTTTATCATACTGGCCTATGTGCGAAGCATCATTACGGGTGATACTTTTCAGGCTGAGGTTGCGCCACTTACCGGGCCCATGTATCAATTATTTATCTTTTTCATGATCACCGACCCGGCAACAACAGTATCCACACGAAAGGGAAGAATTATTGTAGCAATACTGATAGCATGTGTGGAATTCTTCCTCAGGTTGAATAGTTTTATCTATGCTCCTTTTTATGCTTTATTTATCGTAGGCCCTATAGCCAGATTCATTGATCTGACTATACATCAACCTGAGCCCGCTGTCGTGCGGAGCGCATGA
- a CDS encoding MFS transporter, whose translation MNKFPLSRKTIFWIGCTMVSIGMAMQLPMYFHASNMGYRLVGMRMDFSMIMGMIWMVVGLGITILGLIPEKSHIGLNDQTLQVRALDDVPIRWPHIALLFVMALAMTLDVMKPTILSFVVPGAAIEYGLKSPVNPHGHVPVALLPLCGISGTIMGSFIWGWMSDHMGRRASILMAAVVFIATSACGAMPEFWMNCMMCLIMGFGVGGMLPILFTLMAECIPARHRGWLMVLIGGDIAGAYLITSSLASWLVPHYNWRILWLIGFPTGLLLILLNHWIPESPRFLLLHGRVKEAEKIMKRFGAVAITQQDDTSRISMSHQPHIGKHARFKDLFSTPFLGITAAVVLLALGTGFVRFGFQLWIPSNLQELGFSQQRSFAILRNAALIGFPLNFLVAWMYGFWSSKRTIVLLTALTAASMIGFLIFGNHIIQHPILLYALLILPIWGVSAILSVLAAYAAEIYPTAIRSRGSGLISGMTQIAGVFIIALVAFAVAPPSITATALIAALPLVLAAIAMMMLGIETRKRNLEDITAEEMQPVQQVSTSAW comes from the coding sequence ATGAACAAATTTCCCCTTTCCCGTAAAACCATTTTCTGGATAGGCTGCACGATGGTTTCGATAGGCATGGCCATGCAATTGCCCATGTATTTTCATGCAAGCAATATGGGATATCGCCTGGTGGGCATGCGCATGGACTTCAGTATGATCATGGGTATGATCTGGATGGTGGTAGGATTAGGCATCACCATATTGGGCCTCATACCGGAAAAATCGCATATCGGATTGAATGACCAGACTTTGCAGGTGCGGGCTTTAGATGATGTACCGATACGATGGCCGCACATCGCCCTGTTATTTGTGATGGCTTTAGCCATGACACTGGACGTGATGAAACCCACCATTCTTTCATTTGTAGTACCGGGGGCTGCGATTGAGTACGGATTAAAATCACCCGTCAATCCTCACGGCCATGTGCCGGTGGCTTTGTTGCCCCTGTGTGGAATTTCGGGAACCATCATGGGTTCTTTTATCTGGGGATGGATGAGCGATCACATGGGCCGGAGGGCGTCAATTTTAATGGCGGCTGTAGTATTTATTGCAACCAGCGCCTGCGGGGCTATGCCCGAGTTCTGGATGAATTGTATGATGTGCCTGATCATGGGTTTTGGTGTGGGTGGTATGCTACCTATTTTGTTTACATTAATGGCCGAATGTATTCCGGCACGCCATCGGGGCTGGCTGATGGTGTTGATCGGAGGCGATATTGCAGGTGCTTATCTGATTACCAGTTCCCTGGCTTCCTGGCTGGTGCCCCATTACAACTGGCGCATCCTCTGGTTAATTGGTTTTCCCACGGGGTTGTTACTTATTCTGCTGAATCACTGGATACCCGAATCGCCACGTTTTTTATTACTGCATGGCCGCGTGAAAGAAGCCGAAAAAATTATGAAAAGATTTGGTGCAGTTGCCATCACACAACAGGATGATACATCCAGGATATCCATGTCCCATCAACCACACATCGGTAAGCATGCCCGCTTTAAAGATTTATTTTCTACCCCATTTTTAGGCATTACTGCTGCAGTCGTCCTGTTGGCTCTGGGAACCGGTTTTGTACGATTCGGATTTCAACTCTGGATTCCTTCTAATTTGCAAGAGTTAGGCTTTTCTCAACAACGTTCTTTTGCTATCTTACGAAATGCGGCATTGATAGGTTTTCCCCTTAATTTTCTGGTGGCCTGGATGTATGGATTCTGGAGCAGCAAACGTACCATTGTTTTACTTACCGCACTCACAGCCGCTTCTATGATTGGTTTTTTGATCTTTGGAAATCATATCATCCAGCATCCCATCCTGTTATATGCATTGCTTATTCTGCCCATCTGGGGCGTAAGTGCAATTCTGTCGGTACTTGCCGCGTATGCAGCAGAAATCTACCCCACAGCTATACGCTCACGAGGAAGTGGTCTTATCTCCGGTATGACCCAGATCGCTGGTGTATTTATCATTGCACTGGTTGCATTTGCCGTAGCACCTCCCTCGATAACCGCTACGGCACTGATCGCCGCATTACCTCTTGTACTGGCCGCGATTGCCATGATGATGCTGGGAATAGAAACCCGCAAACGTAACCTTGAAGATATTACGGCTGAAGAAATGCAACCTGTACAACAGGTGAGCACATCCGCATGGTAA